A single Mustela lutreola isolate mMusLut2 chromosome X, mMusLut2.pri, whole genome shotgun sequence DNA region contains:
- the RPL39 gene encoding large ribosomal subunit protein eL39, translating to MSSHKTFRIKRFLAKKQKQNRPIPQWIRMKTGNKIRYNSKRRHWRRTKLGL from the exons ATG TCTTCTCACAAGACTTTCAGGATCAAGCGATTCCtggccaagaaacaaaagcagaatcgtCCCATTCCCCAGTGGATTCGGATGAAAACTGGTAATAAAATCAG GTACAACTCCAAGAGGAGGCACTGGAGGAGAACCAAGCTGGGTCTCTAA